Within Amycolatopsis sp. FDAARGOS 1241, the genomic segment ACGACTCCTTGGTGCGCGAGGTCGTCCAGGCGAGGCCGCCCTGGGAGTTCATCCACTCGATCTGGTCGGCGAGCAGGAACAGCGTGGCCACGGCCGGCGTGTTGTACGTCTGGTCCTTGCGCGAGTTGTCGAGCGCCGTGGTGAGCGACAGGAACTCGGGGATCCAGCGGTCGCCGCCGCCGAGTTCGCCGATGCGCTCGACCGCGGCGGGCGAGGCCAGCGCGATCCACAGGCCGCCGTCGGACGCGAAGGACTTCTGTGGCGCGAAGTAGTAGACGTCGAAGTCTTCGGCCTTCACCGGCAGGCCGCCGGCGCCGGAAGTCGCGTCGATCGCGACGAGCGCGCCGTCGCTGCCCGCGGGGCGGCGGACCGGCACCGCGACACCGGTGGAGGTCTCGTTGTGCGCCCAGCCGACGAGGTCGGCACCGGTTTCGTACGCGATGTCGGGCGCGCTGCCCGGCTCGGCCTTCACGATGATCGAGTCGCCGAGGAACGGCGCCTTGTTCGTGACGGTCGCGAACTTCGAGGAGAACTCGCCGTAGGCGAAGTGCTGCGCGCGCTCGCGGACGAGGCCGAACGCGGCGGCGTCCCAGAACGCCGTGGTGCCGCCGTTGCCGAGGATGACCTCGTAGCCCTCCGGCAGGGAGAACAGTTCGGACAGCCCCGTGCGCACGCGCCCGACCAGTGACTTCACCGGCTTCTGGCGGTGCGACGTGCCCAGGTACGTGTGCCCGGACTGGGCCAGCTTGGCGAGCTGCTCGTCACGGACCTTGGACGGTCCGCAACCGAAGCGCCCATCGGCCGGCTTGAGGTCTTCGGGGATGCTCAACTCCGCTGCGTCGGTCATGTGGCCAGTCTCTCAGGTCGGGATGAGCCTGCTCAATGCGGTGGGGAGGTGTCCGGCATGTGGAACCGGACACCTCCCTCCGGTCCCGGCGAAACAAGCTGCGCGAACCCGGTTTCAGCGCCAACCGGCCTCGTCCACGCCGCCCGGGATGGGCGCGGCCGGGTCGTACGGGGTGCGACTGAAGATGAACGTCGCGAGGTCCAGGTGGGTCGCCACCCCGTTCGCGTCGCGGCCGACGGTCAGCGTCTCGCCCGTGTAGTAGCCGTCCAGGCCCACCCACGTGTCCGGGCCGACCGGGCGGAAGCGGGACGCGCGGCCGGCCCCGCTGACCGGGTCGAGCGAGATCGTGTCGGAGCCGAGCACGCGCAAGTGGTACGGCGTCGGGCCCCAGTGCCACAGCCCGGTGAGCGCGAGCAGCGCTGGGTCCACAGTGGACGGCCGCCACTCGTCCGGCAGCGCCGGTTCGAGTTCTTCCACGGTGCCGATGAGGTCCAGCACGAGCTGCGTGATGCCGACCCCCGCGGTGGCGTTGGCGAAGCACAGCGCGCCGGTGCCGGTGACCGGATCGACGAGCGACGCGGCGAGGAAACCGGGCATCGAACCGGTGTGGCCGGACAGCCTCCTGCCGTCGACGCGGACCTGCATGATGCCGAGCCCGAAGCCGGTGTTCCAGACTTCGCCGTCGTCCACGGTGTTCACGGCGCGCATCTCCGCCATCGTGTCTTCGCTCAGCACACCGCCGGTGTGCCCGCCGACGAACGCGGTCCAGCGCGCGAGGTCGGTGATCGTCGACCACAGCTGGCCGGCCGGGGCCATGGCGCCGGCGTCCGGCGACGGTTCGGGCAGCAGGACATCGGCGAACGGGTGCACCGCGAACCCGTCGGCGTGCGCGCCCCGGGGGTGCGGCATCGTGCGCGTCATGCCCAGCGGCGTGAGGATCTCCTCGCGCACGACGTCGAACCACGCGCGGCCGCGGTGGCGCGAAACGAGTTCGCCGAGCACGCCGTAGCCGACGTTGGAGTAGTGGAACTTGAACCCGGGGCGCAGCTTCGTCGCGTCCTTGTCGAGGCTCTCCTCCAGCGCGGCCCAGTCGCCGCCCTTCGTGCGCTCCCACCAGCCGCCCGGCGACTCCGACGTGAGGCCGGAGGTGTGCGAGAGCAGCTGTGCCACGGTCACCGAGCCGAACGCCGTGCCGGGCACGTGCTTCTCCAGCGGGTCGGTGAGCTCGAGGCGGCCTTCGTCGCGCAGGCGCAGCACGGCGGTGGCGATCATCGTCTTGGTGATCGAGCCGAGGCGGTACTGCGTGTCGGCGTCCGGCCGCGCGGAACCGACGCGGCCGCGGGCGCCGGACCAGACGAGGCTCCCGTCGCGCACCACGCCGGCGACCAGCGACGGCACGCGGCTGGTGGCTTGCTCGCGCGCGAGCCGGCGGTACAGAGCGAGTTCGGTGGAGTCGAGCATGCGGGCCATTCTGCCCCGGCTTCTCAGCCCCGCAGCCGGCGGTCCAGTGCGGTGGTGACGGCCGCGGTGCGGTCGGACACCCCGAGTTTCCCGAACACCCGCAGCAGGTGCGTTTTCACCGTCGCCTCACCGATGTGCAGGCTGCGGCCGATCTCGGCGTTGGTGAGTCCCTTCGCGACGAGCCGCAGCACCTCGACCTCGCGCGCGGAAAGCGGTGACGCGGGCCCGGGGTTGCGCACGCGGTTCACGAGCTTGCCGGCCACCGACGGCGCCGGCACGGTCTCGCCGCGCGGATCACGTTCGCCAGCTCGACGCGTGATGCGTCCTTGAGCAGGTACCCCGCCGCGCCGGCCTCGACGGCCCGCAGGATGTCGGCGTCCGTCTCGTACGTGGTGAGCACGACGATCCGCCGCGCCGGCGTCTCCTTGAGGATGCCGCGGATCGCGCCGACGCCGTCGAGGCCCGGCATGCGCAGATCCATCAGCACGACGTCGGGCTGTTTCACGCGATCGAGCGCGATGGCCTCCTCGCCCGAGCCGGCTTCACCGACCACGGTGAGGTCGTCCTCGGCCTCGAGCATCTCGCGCAACCCCTCGCGCACCACGGGGTGGTCGTCCACCAGCATGATCGTGATCACGCGGGCACCTCCAGCTCCAGTTCGGTCCCGCCGCCCGCGCCGTTGCGGACGTTCAGCCGCCCGCCCACCGCTCGACGCGCGATCGCACCACGCGCAGCCCGAAACCGTCGGTGGGGGCGGTCGGGGAGAATCCGCAGCCGTCGTCGCGCACGCGCAACCGTACCGTTTCGTCCGCAGCGGACAACCGCACCAGCACCGCGCCCGCACCGGCATGTTCGCGGACGTTGACCAGCGCCTCCTGCACACCTCGCAGCAGCACGACCTCCGTGGCCGTCGCCAGGCGGGGCAGCGGACTGTCCACTGCGCACTCGACGTGCAGCCCGGCCTCGTCCGCGAGCCGGCCCGCGGCGCGGCGCACGGCGTCGGGCAACGAGCCGGCCGCGATGTCCGACGGAGCGAGCGCCGCCACCATCGCCCGCGCCTCGGGAGGTTTTCCCGCGCGGTGAGGCGAGGTCGGCGCGAGGTGCTTGCGCGCCGCGGCGACGTCGGTGTCCCGTTTCCGGTCGGACCGTCCAGGATGGACCCGAGCAGGATCATCACCACCGCGGGCAGAGAGAAGGTGAAGACCACCTGCTCCTTGTTGCGGAAGAACTGCCGGAGCTCGAAGCTGCCGCGCGCGGCGCCGAGCGTGGAGGTGCCCGGCAAGGCGAGGGGCAGGCCGTTGTCTCGTCGGGACAACTGCTCGCCGCGAGCATGATCGGCGCCGGCATCGTGTCGACGTCGTTCAACAGCGTCGGCACCGGGATCGCGGCCGACCGCGAGGTGGAGCGCACAGCGTTGCGACCAAGCTCGTGAACCAGCTTTCCGGCGGGGGCGGCGAGCTCGCCGGCCTGACCGTGACCCGGCCCAGGCTGGAAGACGTCTACCTCGGGCTGATCGGGGAGAAGCCGTGATCCCGTCCCTGCTCGGCGACTTCACCTTCGACGGCTTCACGCCGCCGCGGCTGCAGTGCGACACGACCTTCCACAGCCGGCGGCCGACCGGTGAGGCCCGGGGGGCTCACCGGCGCAGCCGCCACCCAGACCACCGGCTGGGGCCACCGCCAGCTCGACCGAATCAGGGAGAAACCGTGACGACCTGGCCGACCGGCTCGTGGTGGTCGCCAAGGGCAGCGTGGTCGCCGAGGGGATTCCCGAAACGCTCGGGGGCCGCGGCCAGGCCGAGGCGCTCGTGCGGTGGAGCGACGACACCGGCGACCACGAGCGCCTCCACCTCGTCGAG encodes:
- the serC gene encoding phosphoserine transaminase codes for the protein MTDAAELSIPEDLKPADGRFGCGPSKVRDEQLAKLAQSGHTYLGTSHRQKPVKSLVGRVRTGLSELFSLPEGYEVILGNGGTTAFWDAAAFGLVRERAQHFAYGEFSSKFATVTNKAPFLGDSIIVKAEPGSAPDIAYETGADLVGWAHNETSTGVAVPVRRPAGSDGALVAIDATSGAGGLPVKAEDFDVYYFAPQKSFASDGGLWIALASPAAVERIGELGGGDRWIPEFLSLTTALDNSRKDQTYNTPAVATLFLLADQIEWMNSQGGLAWTTSRTKESSTRLYEWAEKTSYTTPFVKDPDLRSQVVGTVDFADEVDAAAVAKVLRANGIVDTEPYRKLGRNQLRVGLFPAIDPDDITKLTQSIEYVVERLG
- a CDS encoding serine hydrolase, with translation MLDSTELALYRRLAREQATSRVPSLVAGVVRDGSLVWSGARGRVGSARPDADTQYRLGSITKTMIATAVLRLRDEGRLELTDPLEKHVPGTAFGSVTVAQLLSHTSGLTSESPGGWWERTKGGDWAALEESLDKDATKLRPGFKFHYSNVGYGVLGELVSRHRGRAWFDVVREEILTPLGMTRTMPHPRGAHADGFAVHPFADVLLPEPSPDAGAMAPAGQLWSTITDLARWTAFVGGHTGGVLSEDTMAEMRAVNTVDDGEVWNTGFGLGIMQVRVDGRRLSGHTGSMPGFLAASLVDPVTGTGALCFANATAGVGITQLVLDLIGTVEELEPALPDEWRPSTVDPALLALTGLWHWGPTPYHLRVLGSDTISLDPVSGAGRASRFRPVGPDTWVGLDGYYTGETLTVGRDANGVATHLDLATFIFSRTPYDPAAPIPGGVDEAGWR
- a CDS encoding sensor histidine kinase, whose product is MVAALAPSDIAAGSLPDAVRRAAGRLADEAGLHVECAVDSPLPRLATATEVVLLRGVQEALVNVREHAGAGAVLVRLSAADETVRLRVRDDGCGFSPTAPTDGFGLRVVRSRVERWAGG